Proteins encoded by one window of Fundidesulfovibrio magnetotacticus:
- a CDS encoding vWA domain-containing protein, protein MSDEPGRRLPVYLVVDTSGSMSGEKIESVRQGIKALLADLRGDPQAIETAYLSVITFDSSARQNTPLSELMLFKEPALDADGTTAMGEALRLLKDCIEREVKKSSSTQKGDWKPLIFLLTDGQPTDSWESAAEELKKSRPANIVACAIGSDADVGPLKRITEIVVRMEEVQPETFKAFFKWVSSSIKATSASVNTQGNAAVNIPQPPSTIQIVP, encoded by the coding sequence ATGTCAGACGAACCTGGAAGAAGGCTTCCGGTCTACCTGGTGGTGGACACCTCGGGCTCCATGTCCGGCGAGAAGATCGAATCAGTGCGCCAGGGCATCAAGGCCCTGCTGGCGGACCTGCGCGGCGATCCGCAGGCCATCGAAACCGCGTACCTCTCCGTGATCACGTTCGACTCCTCGGCCCGCCAGAATACCCCCCTTTCGGAGCTCATGCTCTTCAAGGAACCCGCGCTGGACGCCGATGGCACCACGGCCATGGGCGAAGCCCTCAGGCTCCTCAAGGACTGCATTGAACGGGAAGTGAAGAAGAGCTCCAGCACCCAGAAGGGAGACTGGAAGCCCCTTATCTTCCTGCTGACCGACGGCCAGCCCACCGACTCCTGGGAGTCCGCCGCGGAGGAGCTGAAGAAGTCCCGGCCCGCCAACATCGTCGCCTGCGCCATCGGTTCCGACGCCGACGTCGGCCCGCTCAAGCGGATCACGGAGATCGTGGTGCGCATGGAGGAGGTGCAGCCCGAGACCTTCAAGGCCTTCTTCAAGTGGGTGTCCTCGTCCATCAAGGCCACATCGGCAAGCGTGAACACCCAGGGCAACGCTGCGGTGAACATTCCGCAGCCACCCTCGACCATTCAGATCGTGCCTTAG